The following proteins come from a genomic window of Montipora capricornis isolate CH-2021 chromosome 9, ASM3666992v2, whole genome shotgun sequence:
- the LOC138016825 gene encoding uncharacterized protein codes for MSCSCGLIGLAEAVFQNVGAYKEVLLCFFRQRRYHTAMEYYKSKNNLTRKDLLLALQKVPFANSILSLCNDLIDDGILSDQEVADFLSHVLVNHACRLASITANQ; via the exons CTGTTCCTGTGGCCTCATTGGACTAGCCGAGGCAGTATTCCAAAATGTTGGTGCTTACAAGGAG GTTTTACTGTGCTTCTTCAGACAGAGAAGATATCATACAGCTATGGAATACTATAAAAGCAAAAACAACTTAACACGAAAAG ATTTACTTCTGGCTTTACAAAAGGTCCCGTTCGCTAACAGCATCCTGTCGTTGTGCAATGACCTGATAGATGACGGCATTCTTTCTGATCAAGAG GTCGCGGACTTCCTTTCACATGTGCTTGTCAATCATGCTTGCCGTCTTGCTAGTATTACAGCAAACCAATAA